From one Butyricimonas faecihominis genomic stretch:
- a CDS encoding zinc-dependent metalloprotease — translation MNVRTGILIFAGLLLAKTSEAQLFGKKLGELSPVTTKQDSAVSASNYADILKDAEVHEGMFKIFKKKQKVYFEIPQCLLDKEMLLSSRVTATSNNTDVSGGEMPLHPLLVKFTRDDEQVYLHRLSPLNQCDPMSPIYQSLQRNNVEPIMEAFKIVCENADSTGIVIDVSFFFCSDQKELSPFKPRTPLSFILGENPLEGSFSSDKSTILEVKSFPLNLNIKSRLVYTVDDYPFTAIMTRSIILLPDEPMRPRISDVRIGYFPLRKHIYTEKVDELKKVDYIQRWRIEPKDEDVERYRNGELVEPKKPIVWYIDPAIPERWRKYIKLGVEDWQAAFEEIGFKNAIVAKDYPVDDPNFDPDDIRYSCYRYITTETANSMGPAWIDPRSGEIIQADVLFYHNVIKLLHNWQFVQLAQVDPKVRTKVFDEETMGRALRYVAAHEIGHTLGLMHNMGASYAYPVDSLRSVTFTRKYGTTPSIMDYARFNYVAQPGDEGVNLLPPLLGVYDKYAIKWGYAPIAVESPEAERPILNQWIQEKQDDPMYHYGPQQFSLFSIVDPSALSESLGNDCMKANRYGIENLKYITSHLLEWTYDEGETFEKPEELYREIFGQYRRYIEHILVYLGGVYLDAPVMGDQKKAYKFVSKEKQQEALAFILEQLRAFPDWYCQPEIERNFSFGNTKVAEYMGLVVGSLTSSGILSNLSVWEKQDGKDAYTPVEYMDDVYNLVMEPTLKRQDLNHYERVMQYNYILSLMMAEGKGITGEKGRRSLVEGDHADICSCSTSHLHERMAMSPVDGSDTRIVANAVYHYELEKVYKLLKRVMNSGDRDTRAHYRNLYFEVSKFFEN, via the coding sequence ATGAATGTAAGGACAGGAATACTAATCTTTGCCGGTTTATTACTGGCAAAGACTAGTGAAGCTCAGTTGTTTGGCAAAAAGTTGGGAGAGTTGAGTCCCGTGACAACCAAGCAGGATTCGGCGGTGAGTGCTAGTAATTATGCCGATATTTTAAAAGATGCGGAGGTGCATGAAGGGATGTTTAAAATATTCAAGAAAAAACAGAAAGTGTATTTTGAAATACCTCAATGTTTGTTGGATAAGGAAATGTTGCTTTCTTCACGGGTAACAGCTACAAGTAATAATACCGACGTGTCGGGAGGAGAAATGCCTCTTCATCCGTTATTGGTGAAATTTACACGGGATGATGAACAAGTGTATTTACATCGGTTGAGTCCGTTGAATCAATGCGACCCGATGTCCCCGATTTATCAATCATTGCAAAGAAATAATGTCGAGCCAATAATGGAGGCTTTTAAAATCGTGTGTGAGAATGCAGATTCTACCGGAATTGTGATTGATGTTTCTTTTTTCTTTTGTTCGGACCAGAAAGAATTAAGTCCTTTTAAACCGCGAACCCCGTTGAGTTTTATTCTTGGGGAGAATCCTTTGGAGGGGAGTTTTTCTAGTGATAAATCGACGATATTAGAAGTGAAATCATTTCCTTTAAATCTGAACATTAAAAGTCGGTTAGTGTATACCGTTGATGATTATCCTTTTACAGCTATTATGACTCGTTCGATCATTCTGTTACCGGATGAGCCTATGAGACCGCGTATATCTGATGTCCGAATCGGGTATTTCCCGTTACGAAAACATATTTATACGGAAAAGGTGGACGAGTTGAAAAAAGTAGATTATATCCAACGATGGCGAATCGAGCCTAAAGATGAGGATGTGGAGCGCTATCGTAATGGAGAACTTGTGGAACCGAAGAAGCCGATCGTGTGGTACATTGATCCCGCTATTCCGGAACGATGGAGAAAATACATTAAGTTAGGGGTTGAAGATTGGCAAGCGGCCTTTGAAGAAATTGGTTTTAAGAATGCGATAGTAGCTAAAGACTATCCGGTGGATGATCCAAATTTTGATCCGGATGATATTCGTTACTCGTGTTATCGCTATATTACGACAGAAACAGCCAATTCAATGGGTCCGGCTTGGATTGATCCTCGTTCGGGAGAAATCATACAAGCTGATGTATTATTCTACCATAACGTGATAAAGTTGTTGCATAATTGGCAATTTGTTCAATTAGCTCAGGTTGACCCTAAAGTGAGGACAAAAGTGTTTGACGAGGAAACGATGGGGCGAGCATTGCGGTATGTTGCGGCTCATGAAATTGGTCATACACTTGGGTTGATGCATAATATGGGGGCATCTTATGCTTACCCGGTAGATTCTTTGCGTTCCGTGACATTTACTCGGAAATATGGAACAACTCCTTCTATCATGGATTACGCTCGTTTTAATTATGTGGCGCAACCGGGAGACGAAGGTGTAAATTTACTTCCCCCACTTTTGGGTGTTTATGATAAATACGCCATAAAATGGGGATATGCGCCTATTGCAGTAGAGAGTCCGGAGGCAGAACGTCCGATTCTGAATCAATGGATACAAGAAAAGCAAGATGATCCGATGTATCATTATGGACCTCAGCAGTTTTCTTTGTTTTCGATTGTAGATCCGTCTGCTTTATCTGAATCTTTGGGTAATGATTGTATGAAAGCTAATCGTTACGGGATTGAAAACTTGAAATATATTACGAGCCATTTGTTAGAATGGACGTATGATGAAGGAGAGACTTTTGAGAAACCAGAAGAACTTTATCGGGAAATATTCGGTCAATACAGGAGGTATATTGAACATATTCTCGTTTATTTGGGAGGTGTTTATTTGGATGCTCCGGTTATGGGTGATCAAAAGAAAGCTTATAAATTCGTGAGCAAGGAAAAACAACAGGAAGCATTAGCTTTTATATTAGAACAATTACGGGCATTCCCAGATTGGTATTGTCAACCTGAAATAGAACGAAATTTCTCATTCGGGAATACAAAAGTGGCAGAGTATATGGGATTGGTTGTTGGTTCTTTAACGTCAAGTGGTATATTATCAAATCTTTCAGTATGGGAAAAACAGGATGGTAAAGATGCTTATACGCCAGTCGAGTATATGGACGATGTTTATAATCTGGTGATGGAACCAACGCTAAAACGTCAGGATCTTAATCATTACGAACGGGTGATGCAGTACAATTACATCTTGTCATTAATGATGGCTGAGGGAAAAGGGATTACAGGAGAGAAAGGACGACGTTCTTTGGTTGAAGGTGATCATGCTGATATATGTTCTTGTTCGACGAGCCATTTGCATGAACGTATGGCTATGAGTCCAGTCGATGGTTCTGACACGAGAATAGTGGCGAATGCTGTTTATCATTATGAGTTGGAAAAAGTTTATAAATTACTAAAACGAGTAATGAATTCTGGAGACCGGGATACACGGGCACATTATCGTAATTTGTATTTCGAGGTATCGAAGTTTTTCGAGAATTAG